One genomic window of Burkholderia diffusa includes the following:
- the def gene encoding peptide deformylase → MIREILKMGDPRLLEVAKPVERFDTPELHEIVADMFETMHHANGAGLAAPQIGVGLQIIIFGFGSNNRYPDAPPVPETVLINPKLEYMPPDMEEGWEGCLSVPGMRGVVSRYAKARYSGFDQFGTKLDRVAEGFHARVVQHEYDHLIGKLYPMRITDFTRFGFTEVLFPGLDPADDD, encoded by the coding sequence ATGATTCGCGAGATCCTGAAGATGGGCGATCCGCGCCTGCTCGAAGTCGCCAAGCCGGTCGAGCGGTTCGATACCCCCGAGCTGCACGAGATCGTCGCGGACATGTTCGAGACGATGCATCACGCGAACGGTGCGGGTCTTGCCGCGCCGCAGATCGGCGTCGGGCTGCAGATCATCATCTTCGGCTTCGGCAGCAACAACCGTTATCCGGACGCACCGCCCGTGCCCGAGACCGTGCTGATCAATCCGAAGCTCGAGTACATGCCGCCGGACATGGAGGAGGGCTGGGAAGGCTGCCTGTCGGTGCCGGGCATGCGCGGCGTCGTCAGCCGCTATGCGAAGGCGCGCTATAGCGGCTTCGACCAGTTCGGCACGAAGCTCGACCGTGTTGCCGAAGGCTTCCACGCGCGAGTCGTGCAGCACGAATACGATCACCTGATCGGCAAGCTGTATCCGATGCGGATCACCGACTTCACGCGCTTCGGCTTCACCGAGGTGTTGTTTCCAGGCCTTGATCCGGCCGACGACGACTGA